One Aerococcus urinaeequi DNA segment encodes these proteins:
- the rplT gene encoding 50S ribosomal protein L20 translates to MARVKGGTVTRRRRKKYLKLAKGYFGAKSKLYKTAKQAVMKSHTYAYRDRRQKKRDFRRLWITRINAAARMNGMSYSTLINGLKVANIDMNRKMLAELAVNDADAFAAICEQAKAALNK, encoded by the coding sequence CACGTCGTCGTCGTAAAAAATATCTTAAGTTAGCAAAAGGTTACTTCGGTGCGAAGTCTAAATTATACAAAACAGCTAAACAAGCTGTAATGAAATCTCATACTTACGCATACCGTGACCGTCGTCAAAAGAAACGTGACTTCCGTCGTTTATGGATTACACGTATTAATGCAGCTGCTCGTATGAACGGAATGAGCTACAGCACATTAATCAACGGCTTAAAAGTTGCTAACATCGACATGAACCGTAAAATGTTAGCTGAATTAGCAGTTAACGATGCTGATGCATTTGCAGCTATCTGCGAACAAGCGAAAGCAGCTTTAAACAAATAA
- a CDS encoding methionine ABC transporter ATP-binding protein produces the protein MSIIDLKDVAVKFDTPNGTVDAVKDVNISIAEGEIFGVIGYSGAGKSTLVRTINRLQPVTSGQVIVNDKEINALSEAELRASRKKIGMIFQHFNLMNARTVEGNVLFPLKDSKLSKEEKKQKVHELLELVGLADRKDAYPSQLSGGQKQRVAIARALANDPDVLLCDEATSALDPKTTSSILELLKELNERLNLTIVIITHEMHVIKEICNRVAVMEHGVVVEQDTIFNIFRNPQQKLTKDFIESASPIEKGIQEVLSKPELLNIHPADRVIRVTFSGASTGDPLISKLTEQFQVKANILFGNIEILQDIPVGTLLLSLSGEDAKVQEAIDFITYEGITLEEYKIEDDHYIQEEVDA, from the coding sequence ATGTCAATTATCGACTTAAAAGACGTCGCGGTAAAATTTGATACACCAAATGGTACCGTTGATGCAGTAAAAGATGTCAATATTTCAATCGCTGAGGGCGAAATATTTGGCGTGATTGGTTACTCTGGTGCTGGTAAATCCACACTGGTTCGTACCATAAACCGCTTGCAACCAGTAACTTCTGGGCAAGTAATTGTAAATGATAAAGAAATCAATGCCTTATCAGAAGCAGAATTACGTGCTTCTCGTAAGAAAATCGGGATGATCTTCCAACACTTTAATTTAATGAATGCGAGAACGGTTGAGGGCAATGTCCTTTTCCCATTGAAGGATTCTAAATTATCTAAGGAAGAGAAGAAACAGAAAGTACATGAGTTGTTGGAATTAGTTGGATTAGCTGACCGTAAAGATGCTTACCCAAGCCAACTATCTGGGGGACAGAAACAACGTGTAGCGATTGCGAGAGCCTTGGCTAACGATCCAGATGTCTTATTATGTGACGAGGCGACTTCTGCCTTAGACCCCAAAACAACTTCATCAATCCTTGAATTATTGAAAGAATTGAATGAACGCTTAAACCTAACAATTGTCATCATTACCCACGAAATGCACGTTATCAAAGAAATTTGTAACCGTGTGGCGGTAATGGAGCATGGTGTGGTTGTTGAACAAGATACGATTTTCAATATCTTCAGAAATCCACAACAAAAATTGACCAAAGACTTTATCGAGTCTGCGTCACCAATTGAAAAGGGCATTCAAGAAGTTTTAAGCAAACCAGAATTATTGAATATTCACCCAGCTGACCGCGTAATCCGCGTGACCTTCTCAGGTGCTTCAACTGGTGATCCGTTAATTTCAAAATTAACAGAGCAATTCCAAGTGAAAGCCAACATCTTATTCGGTAATATTGAAATCTTACAAGATATTCCAGTGGGTACTTTGCTACTAAGCCTAAGTGGTGAAGATGCGAAAGTACAAGAAGCCATTGACTTTATTACTTACGAAGGTATTACTTTAGAAGAATACAAAATCGAAGACGACCACTATATTCAAGAGGAGGTTGATGCATAA
- a CDS encoding methionine ABC transporter permease: MMNFIESILPNAASIPDEFLEATIETLYMTLWTAGLGFVLGLGLGVWLVLTQPKGLKANAAVYGVLDKFVNIFRSIPFVIMIALLVNITRLIAGTSIGTTAAIVPLVVATVPFYARQIQNALVEVNPGVIEAAQAMGLSTGDIVFRVYLKEALPGIIRVSALSIINVIGLTAMAGTIGGGGLGNLAITRGYNRFQTDVTIISTIIILIIVFISQAIADRLVKKVEH, translated from the coding sequence ATAATGAATTTTATCGAAAGTATCTTACCAAATGCAGCAAGCATTCCTGATGAATTTCTAGAAGCAACAATTGAAACACTTTATATGACACTTTGGACTGCCGGACTTGGATTTGTTCTTGGTCTTGGGCTAGGTGTTTGGTTAGTCTTAACCCAACCTAAAGGATTAAAAGCCAACGCTGCCGTTTACGGTGTCTTAGACAAGTTTGTGAATATTTTCCGGTCTATTCCATTCGTTATTATGATTGCCTTACTAGTTAATATCACTAGACTCATCGCTGGTACTTCAATTGGTACAACTGCAGCAATCGTGCCATTAGTCGTAGCTACTGTGCCATTCTATGCTCGTCAGATTCAAAATGCCTTGGTAGAAGTTAACCCAGGCGTGATCGAAGCGGCACAAGCGATGGGCTTGTCTACTGGAGATATTGTCTTCAGAGTTTACTTAAAAGAAGCCTTACCAGGTATTATCCGTGTATCTGCATTGTCAATTATCAATGTGATTGGATTAACAGCTATGGCCGGAACTATCGGTGGTGGTGGTCTTGGTAACTTGGCTATCACACGCGGATATAACCGATTCCAAACAGATGTAACGATTATTTCTACAATCATTATCCTAATTATTGTCTTTATCTCTCAAGCTATCGCTGATCGCTTGGTGAAAAAAGTAGAGCACTAA